In one window of Desulfuribacillus alkaliarsenatis DNA:
- a CDS encoding L-lactate MFS transporter has product METNKNRWLIALSAISIHISIGGAYAYSVYTNPIRDAMGWSVTGITLSFTIMMALAGFSAAFFGRFVEYSGPRKSAIIAALLFGAGQAGSGVAIAIDSLPLFIFMYGIASGLGLGIGYISPVSTLVKWFPDRRGLATGMAVLGFGMGALLTGPAAARLMDVVGISSTFYILGACYLVLMILGASYIAPPPKDWMPEGMRQDIASGKRAVIKDLSQLTAREAVKTRRFWMLWTIMFINTTAGIMMISVASPMSQEVVGLSAAAAATMVGLMGIFNGGGRLLWAAVSDYIGRPTVYIIFFTLQLIAFISMPNITSVLMFQAFIFIIVSCYGGGFSNLPAFIGDMFGVKQLGAIHGYLLTTWSLGGIFGPLLVSRVFESTGSYIPVFYIFTGMIMLAFVVAILLQLDIKRIEKENQQTQKVEAEVAYSSN; this is encoded by the coding sequence ATGGAAACCAATAAGAACAGATGGCTTATAGCCCTGTCTGCTATATCAATCCATATATCTATCGGTGGTGCTTATGCTTATAGTGTTTATACTAATCCCATTCGTGATGCAATGGGCTGGTCAGTGACTGGTATCACATTGTCTTTTACAATTATGATGGCACTTGCTGGGTTCTCAGCTGCTTTCTTTGGTAGGTTCGTCGAATACAGTGGCCCTCGCAAGTCAGCAATTATTGCGGCTTTACTGTTCGGTGCTGGTCAGGCTGGATCTGGAGTTGCGATTGCTATTGATTCTTTACCATTATTTATCTTTATGTACGGGATAGCAAGTGGCCTAGGTTTAGGAATTGGTTATATATCTCCTGTGTCTACCCTAGTTAAGTGGTTCCCCGACAGAAGAGGTTTAGCTACAGGAATGGCCGTTCTCGGTTTTGGTATGGGTGCTTTGTTAACTGGTCCAGCAGCTGCACGCTTAATGGATGTTGTCGGCATATCCAGTACCTTTTATATTCTCGGTGCTTGTTATCTAGTATTAATGATTCTTGGTGCTTCATACATTGCTCCGCCACCTAAGGATTGGATGCCAGAGGGAATGCGTCAGGATATCGCATCTGGCAAAAGGGCTGTCATCAAGGACTTATCTCAATTAACAGCAAGGGAAGCCGTGAAAACACGACGCTTCTGGATGCTCTGGACAATTATGTTTATCAATACGACGGCAGGAATAATGATGATATCAGTAGCATCGCCAATGTCGCAAGAGGTCGTTGGATTATCTGCAGCCGCTGCTGCTACAATGGTTGGTCTTATGGGTATTTTCAACGGAGGTGGCCGACTGCTGTGGGCTGCTGTTTCAGATTACATCGGCCGCCCTACAGTATATATAATCTTCTTTACCTTACAGTTAATCGCGTTTATATCGATGCCGAACATTACTAGCGTTTTAATGTTCCAAGCATTCATCTTTATCATTGTTAGTTGCTATGGTGGCGGCTTCTCAAATTTACCTGCATTCATTGGTGACATGTTTGGTGTAAAACAGCTTGGCGCTATCCATGGATACCTATTAACCACTTGGTCACTAGGTGGGATTTTTGGACCTCTGTTAGTTTCACGAGTATTCGAAAGTACAGGTAGCTATATACCAGTATTTTATATCTTTACTGGTATGATTATGCTCGCCTTTGTGGTCGCGATTTTATTACAGCTTGATATTAAACGTATTGAAAAAGAGAACCAACAAACACAAAAAGTAGAAGCTGAAGTAGCCTATTCATCTAATTAG
- a CDS encoding SLC13 family permease yields MLTDMQLVFLILAATIVGFLIPRFRADLVALSSLLALYLTGLLTVPEAFAGFANSVVIMIAALFIVGEGVFQTGLAQKAGTTLLKGTGNSEFRLTIFMMVLVAVLSGFISNTGTVAILLPVVVSLCQQLQIHPSRLLMPLAFASSMGGALTLIGTAPNLIARQSLIDSGFEGLHFFSFTPLGLIFLFTGIAFLWFFGRKRLDKPHEQETGGAEPFNVEELLEQYQAIKYIHPIRVPAENESVGKVIKELQWPSKYDVTVLEVIKSKKRRLPVGPSYTIEANDVLIIYADEQAVARFVEGINLEKLSHNTLDGHLLEGANLAEVILTPTSRLTNQSLKDISFREKYGLTVLALRHQYEEARRHSYEEKLKYGDALLVYGKWDDIDLLSKEKSDMVVLKNASEPAVEKKKPDKSTIAGLIILGMLVLMVFEVFPVVITVVIAAMIMVLTGCVRHTDQAYRSINWQTVVLIASMLPMATALEKTGGIEFLSETLIGSLGIYGPLAVLAGLYVVTSIFSQFISNTATAVLLFPVAILTAQQMGVSPMPMVMAVAYSASMAFATPVATPPNAMVMAAGKYTFLDFVRVGVPLQITIAIIAVLLIPVFFPF; encoded by the coding sequence ATGCTAACAGATATGCAACTAGTGTTTCTTATATTAGCAGCTACAATTGTCGGGTTTTTAATCCCGAGGTTTAGAGCGGATTTAGTAGCCTTATCATCATTGTTGGCCCTCTATTTGACAGGGCTCTTAACTGTGCCAGAAGCATTTGCAGGCTTTGCTAATAGTGTTGTCATAATGATTGCTGCGTTGTTTATTGTGGGGGAAGGTGTATTTCAGACGGGTTTAGCTCAGAAAGCTGGTACCACACTTTTGAAAGGCACAGGTAACAGTGAATTTCGGTTAACGATTTTCATGATGGTTTTAGTAGCCGTACTTAGCGGCTTCATAAGTAATACAGGCACGGTTGCAATTTTACTTCCTGTTGTCGTTAGCCTATGTCAGCAGTTACAAATTCACCCTAGTAGGTTATTAATGCCGTTGGCCTTTGCCAGTAGTATGGGTGGAGCATTAACATTAATAGGTACTGCACCAAACCTAATAGCTAGACAAAGTTTAATTGATAGCGGGTTTGAAGGACTGCACTTTTTCTCATTTACACCACTAGGATTAATTTTTCTTTTTACTGGAATTGCATTTCTATGGTTTTTTGGCAGAAAGCGCTTAGATAAACCACATGAGCAAGAGACGGGCGGGGCTGAGCCTTTTAATGTAGAAGAGTTACTTGAGCAATATCAAGCGATAAAATATATTCATCCAATAAGAGTTCCAGCAGAAAATGAAAGTGTTGGCAAGGTTATTAAAGAATTACAGTGGCCTAGTAAATATGATGTAACCGTACTAGAAGTTATAAAGTCAAAAAAACGCAGGCTACCGGTAGGGCCGAGTTACACAATTGAAGCTAACGATGTGTTGATTATTTATGCAGATGAACAGGCAGTTGCAAGGTTTGTAGAAGGTATTAATTTGGAGAAGTTGTCACATAACACACTGGATGGACACTTGTTAGAAGGGGCAAACCTGGCAGAGGTAATATTAACCCCAACATCAAGGCTTACAAATCAATCCCTTAAAGATATTAGTTTTCGAGAGAAGTACGGCCTTACAGTCTTAGCGTTAAGGCACCAGTATGAAGAAGCCAGAAGGCATAGTTATGAGGAGAAGCTTAAATACGGTGACGCTTTACTGGTGTATGGTAAGTGGGATGATATTGATTTATTATCGAAAGAAAAAAGCGATATGGTAGTGCTTAAAAATGCTTCTGAACCAGCCGTAGAAAAGAAAAAACCTGACAAGTCTACGATTGCAGGTTTAATCATATTAGGAATGTTAGTATTAATGGTGTTTGAAGTATTTCCTGTTGTTATTACGGTTGTTATTGCGGCAATGATTATGGTTCTTACGGGCTGTGTTAGACATACAGATCAAGCTTATAGGTCAATCAACTGGCAAACCGTTGTCTTGATAGCCAGTATGCTACCGATGGCTACAGCCTTAGAGAAAACAGGTGGTATCGAATTTTTATCTGAAACCCTTATTGGCTCACTGGGTATATATGGTCCATTGGCAGTACTAGCAGGTTTATATGTAGTTACTTCAATATTTAGTCAGTTCATAAGCAATACCGCGACGGCCGTATTACTATTCCCTGTTGCTATTTTAACGGCGCAGCAGATGGGCGTAAGCCCAATGCCGATGGTTATGGCAGTTGCGTATTCTGCAAGCATGGCCTTTGCTACCCCGGTAGCTACGCCGCCAAATGCAATGGTAATGGCAGCAGGGAAGTATACGTTTTTAGATTTTGTACGTGTAGGAGTTCCGCTCCAAATTACAATTGCTATTATTGCTGTGTTATTGATACCGGTGTTTTTCCCGTTCTAA
- the msrB gene encoding peptide-methionine (R)-S-oxide reductase MsrB, giving the protein MDKKQTEENKENKENKENKENKEILKHRLTPIQYCVTQEDGTEQPFNNEYWNNKQEGIYVDIVSGEPLFSSVQKYDSGTGWPSFWGPLSPDNITEHKDNKLIQPRTEVRSKVGDSHLGHVFADGPQPTGLRYCINSAALRFIPNDKLEEEGYGEYKSLFE; this is encoded by the coding sequence ATGGATAAAAAACAAACTGAAGAAAATAAAGAAAATAAAGAAAATAAAGAAAATAAAGAAAATAAAGAAATTCTAAAACACAGACTGACACCAATTCAGTATTGTGTTACGCAAGAAGATGGGACGGAACAGCCTTTTAACAACGAGTATTGGAATAATAAACAAGAGGGAATATATGTGGATATTGTTTCAGGGGAACCATTGTTTAGCTCGGTACAGAAATATGATTCTGGTACTGGCTGGCCAAGTTTTTGGGGGCCATTATCGCCAGATAATATAACGGAGCATAAAGACAATAAGCTAATCCAGCCAAGGACAGAGGTTCGAAGTAAAGTAGGAGATTCGCACTTAGGGCATGTATTTGCCGATGGGCCACAGCCCACGGGTCTACGATACTGTATAAATTCTGCAGCATTACGCTTTATCCCGAATGATAAGCTGGAAGAGGAAGGGTACGGAGAATATAAGTCGTTATTCGAATAA
- a CDS encoding S-layer homology domain-containing protein: MRKKIALFIVVIMLFQVVPPSASIASDQYAWVLVETQYRIGGQWENSPLGSYNPTNVPSGFSRYANQEPRKVEIRASGPARSGQPAMDMRGIYTWGAPQSQIQPSGTFSITANQNVVSNVPGFYNTRFSMRVMINYPTSTGHVYLSGPADLQGKEYRTVSFGGPSAHPTYEMQGSGSVTFSTEVWAVASEGTRRAITVEVSNGNELVQERYVYESRSVRATDRFSDLAPSHWAYETIMEMVELGILSGYPDGTFRPNNTVTRAEFATIMVRALDLNQAPVRTVTFADVPAGHWAHGVVEAAKEYLTGYRDGRTGQLTFEPNSVAVREDVAVAMVKAQGVGNVNPNLTLLNQFSDQGQISPALRNHVAIAVEYGYMRGTNIGFEPQKALTRAEACALLSRIIKEAGDREKVAM; encoded by the coding sequence ATGAGAAAAAAGATAGCTTTGTTTATTGTTGTGATAATGCTATTTCAAGTGGTACCACCTTCGGCGAGCATAGCTAGTGATCAATATGCGTGGGTACTAGTCGAAACCCAGTACAGAATTGGAGGGCAGTGGGAGAACTCACCTTTGGGTAGCTATAACCCAACAAATGTACCTTCAGGGTTTAGCAGATACGCAAATCAAGAGCCTAGGAAAGTTGAAATACGCGCTTCAGGGCCTGCTCGAAGTGGGCAGCCGGCTATGGATATGCGTGGGATATATACCTGGGGTGCTCCGCAATCACAAATACAACCGAGCGGGACATTTTCAATTACAGCTAATCAGAATGTAGTTAGTAATGTACCAGGCTTTTATAACACAAGATTTTCAATGCGCGTTATGATTAATTATCCTACTTCAACGGGACATGTATATCTATCAGGACCAGCTGATTTGCAAGGCAAAGAATATCGTACCGTAAGCTTTGGTGGACCATCTGCGCACCCGACTTATGAAATGCAAGGATCTGGCTCTGTAACATTCTCTACAGAAGTATGGGCTGTTGCAAGTGAGGGTACAAGACGTGCAATTACTGTTGAAGTATCTAATGGCAATGAACTCGTACAAGAGCGTTATGTTTATGAATCAAGGTCAGTAAGAGCTACTGATCGGTTTTCAGACTTAGCTCCAAGTCATTGGGCGTATGAGACTATTATGGAAATGGTAGAGCTAGGTATCCTCAGCGGATATCCAGATGGTACATTCCGCCCAAACAACACAGTTACGAGAGCTGAATTTGCTACCATTATGGTAAGGGCATTAGATCTGAACCAAGCCCCAGTAAGAACAGTTACATTTGCAGATGTACCAGCAGGCCATTGGGCGCATGGAGTAGTAGAAGCAGCTAAGGAATATCTGACGGGTTATCGAGATGGACGAACAGGACAGTTAACATTTGAGCCGAATAGTGTTGCCGTCCGTGAAGATGTTGCCGTTGCAATGGTAAAAGCTCAAGGGGTAGGAAATGTCAATCCAAATCTAACTCTATTAAACCAATTTTCTGATCAAGGGCAGATTTCACCAGCATTACGAAATCATGTAGCTATAGCTGTAGAGTATGGATATATGCGAGGAACAAACATAGGCTTTGAACCGCAGAAGGCGCTAACAAGGGCAGAAGCCTGTGCATTACTTTCACGGATTATTAAAGAGGCAGGAGATAGAGAAAAAGTTGCAATGTAA